The Argopecten irradians isolate NY chromosome 4, Ai_NY, whole genome shotgun sequence genome has a window encoding:
- the LOC138321994 gene encoding uncharacterized protein, with amino-acid sequence MSSASSDRHVLVLPHMNADGIFIPVSAGDKIEISTIKSQFPQAIGLKYRRQTPNRADQDGHEGSGWMAVAVKNEAFLIPSEEDVFLVTSATATDQARSVLRNTSSLAMNISRTFGSTQKLKTPGTSPIGFNPRMPLTRKQTRETYMMNRNPKKPKEVTKSIKCCLIKRVELPSSFAKSLTLSEGIFTFSTIDDEETIRSKIARILNIEAEDFEFLTCAGKTLYEPQLGGERWNGEMLKTNIGQGKLYLMIKQNSDEVDMDDALPALVSSKKHRDPLDHLEPATGTWRSSSDDPIPSNLGTPTREIQQNTRDPPEYQEHHQIPSNSGTPTVVFETRNVRNKLSLSRNNSRRIPGSTSYVSLFSDEYIQLDSDSGDELPDPAESSRIPNLREELVAA; translated from the exons ATGTCTTCTGCATCTTCTGACCGGCATGTGCTGGTGTTACCGCATATGAATGCTGATGGAATTTTCATACCAGTTTCTGCAGGCGATAAAATAGAGATATCGACCATAAAATCTCAGTTTCCACAAGCCATTGGACTGAAATACAGACGACAGACTCCCAACAGAGCAGATCAAGATGGCCATGAAGGTTCTGGTTGGATGGCAGTAGCTGTCAAAAACGAAGCATTTCTTATTCCTTCAGAAGAAGATGTTTTTCTTGTAACAAGTGCGACTGCTACAG aTCAGGCCAGAAGCGTCTTGAGAAACACTAGCAGCCTAGCAATGAACATCTCCAGAACATTTGGATCTACACAGAAACTGAAAACTCCAGGAACTTCCCCAATTGGATTTAATCCAAGGATGCCTTT GACAAGAAAACAGACGCGAGAAACCTACATGATGAACAGAAACCCAAAGAAACCAAAGGAAGTAACCAAAAGTATTAAGTGTTGTCTAATTAAACGGGTGGAACTGCCATCCTCATTTGCAAAATCTTTGACACTAAGTGAGGGGATTTTTACTTTCTCGACAATCGATGATGAAGAAACAATTAGAAGTAAAATTGCGAGGATTTTGAACATTGAAGCAGAGGACTTTGAGTTCCTTACATGCGCCGGGAAAACTCTGTATGAGCCCCAACTAGGTGGTGAAAGGTGGAATGGtgaaatgttgaaaacaaatatagGGCAGGGGAAACTTTATCTCATGATAAAACAG AATTCAGATGAAGTGGATATGGATGATGCCCTTCCTGCACTAGTATCATCAAAG aaGCACAGAGATCCACTAGACCACCTGGAGCCGGCAACAGGAACCTGGAGGTCAAGTTCTGATGATCCAATTCCATCAAATTTGGGGACACCAAca agaGAGATCCAACAAAACACCAGAGATCCACCAGAATACCAGGAGCATCATCAAATTCCATCAAATTCAGGGACACCGACA GTGGTCTTTGAAACCAGAAATGTTCGAAATAAGCTGAGTTTATCAAGGAATAATAGTCGGAGGATTCCAGGATCCAC gtCCTATGTGAGCCTGTTCTCCGATGAATATATCCAACTTGACTCTGATTCTGGAGATGAACTTCCTGATCCAGCTGAGAGTTCAAG
- the LOC138320556 gene encoding uncharacterized protein, with protein sequence MSWPRDMTKNENLSLFLVSEKHIMSPEFHSRFSWCGGLRKYHVKFGVSNITPRSIGNLREFSDIETGSWYLKSENKLVPVNVENRRSVKLPEWYYKSMCKLVDHEQGLLITGRQELLNPPQTAFKTAIQTRYSDLDFNLHLNTAEYYKFCSDSASMASQSGYYRHFTSDIVHYPVLQIEASFLGECGPAEHLVVYTWQDEKDFTKLYFVIHRKEVRIFQACFIHESKMSTDKVISSL encoded by the coding sequence ATGTCATGGCCACGTGATatgacaaaaaatgaaaacctatcACTTTTCCTCGTAAGCGAGAAGCATATAATGTCACCAGAATTTCATTCTCGCTTTTCATGGTGTGGAGGATTACGGAAATATCACGTAAAATTTGGAGTATCAAATATCACTCCGCGGAGTATAGGCAATCTACGAGAGTTTTCTGACATTGAAACCGGAAGCTGGTATTTAAAGTCTGAAAATAAACTTGtacctgttaatgtagaaaatcGTCGTTCAGTAAAACTTCCAGAATGGTATTATAAGAGTATGTGTAAACTTGTGGACCATGAGCAGGGGCTTCTGATTACCGGGAGACAGGAACTCCTCAATCCTCCTCAAACCGCATTCAAAACAGCAATCCAAACCCGTTACAGTGACCTCGACTTTAACTTACATCTGAACACCGCGGAGTATTATAAGTTTTGTTCCGATTCCGCATCAATGGCTTCTCAATCCGGATACTATCGTCATTTTACGTCCGACATTGTGCACTACCCTGTGTTGCAGATAGAAGCCTCGTTCCTGGGAGAGTGTGGACCTGCGGAACATCTCGTGGTCTACACATGGCAGGACGAGAAGGACTTCACCAAACTCTACTTTGTCATTCATCGAAAAGAAGTCAGAATATTCCAAGCCTGCTTTATACATGAAAGTAAAATGTCAACAGACAAAGTCATTTCCAGTCTGTGA